The Halioglobus maricola genome segment AGGGCGCGATGCCCTTCATCAGCCCCAATCGCTGGCGCAATATGCTGGCGATGGTGGCCCAGATGGAAGACCGCGTGATTCGCAACATCGGCCTCGGTAGCATGCTGCTGGGCGTGGTTTTGTTGTACGTATTTAACTAGGGTTTCAAGTTAGGGTTCCCGATGACATCCGTTGATCGCTGGCAGTTGCCAGACGGCATTGAGGAAGTACTTCCCGCCCAGGCTGCCACTGTGGAAAGCCTGCGCCGTCGTTTACTCGACCTGTTCCGCGCCTGGGGCTATGAACTGGTTATTCCGCCGCTGGTGGAATTTACCGATTCCCTGCTGATTGGCCTGGGTCACGACCTCGACCTGCTCACGTTTAAACTGACCGACCAGCTCTCCGGCCGGTCCATGGGCGTGCGGGCCGACATCACTCCGCAGGTGGCGCGTATCGACGCCCACAGCCTGGCGCCCGAGGGCGTGTCCCGCCTGTGCTACGCCGGCTCTACCCTGCACACCCGGCCCAAGTCGCTGATGGCATCGCGCTCGCCGATCCAGCTCGGCGCCGAGCTCTACGGCGACGACAGCCTCGCGGCAGATGTCGAAGTAATTCGGCTGATGCTGGCAACGCTGGATGCCGCTGAACTGCAGAGCACAATCACCCTGGACCTCGGCCACGTGGGTATCTTCGAGGCAGTGCTGGACAGTGCCCAGCTGGATGCCGGCCTGGAAGCGACCATTTTCGACTGCCTGCAACGCAAATCTGTCCCCGACCTCACCGCCGCGCTCGCCCGCGCCGAGATCGACGCGACCACGGCCGAACTGATTGTCGGCCTGGTCGACCTGCATGGCGACGACAGTGTGCTTGCCGACGCCCGCGAATTTTTTGCCGAGCGCGCTCCTCAGGCCCTGGCCGCCGTGGAGGCCCTGGCGGACGTGGCTACCGATATCCGCCGCCAGCGCCCGGACATCAGGATCTACTTCGACCTGGCAGAGCTGCGCGGCTACCACTATCACACGGGTATCGTGTTCGCCGCCTATGTGCCCGGCCACGGCCAGGCGCTCGCCAACGGCGGCCGCTACAACGATGTCGGCGAAGTGTTCGGCCGGGCTCGCCCCGCGACTGGCTTCGCCACCGATTTGAAAGCCCTGATGGGCCTGGCGGCCGCCGCGAGCGAGCCCAAAGGCGCTATCAGCATGCCCGACAGCGACGATCCTGAGCTGCTGGCACAGGCCGAGGCGCTGCGCGCTGCCGGCGAGATTGTGATCAATACCCTGGGTGGCGCGGTGGATGTGCGCTGTGACAGGGAGCTGACAGACCAGGATGGATCCTGGGAATTGAAACCACTCGAAAGAGCAACACCATGAGCAAAAACGTAGTAGTTCTCGGCACCCAGTGGGGCGATGAGGGTAAAGGTAAGATCGTCGACCTCCTGACTGATCAGGCCAGTGCCGTCGTGCGCTTCCAGGGCGGACACAACGCTGGCCACACGCTGGTTATTGACGGTGTGAAGACCGTTCTTCACCTGATCCCCTCCGGCATCCTGCGTGAACACGTGCAGTGCCTGATCGGCAACGGTGTGGTGCTGGCACCGGATGCGCTGCTCAAGGAAATGGCTGGCCTCGAAGAAGCCGGCGTGCCGGTGCGTGAGCGCCTCAAGATTTCCCCGGCCTGTCCGCTGATCCTGCCCTACCACGTGGCCCTGGATCAGGCGCGCGAGGCCAAGCGCGGCAATGAGAAGATCGGCACCACCGGGCGCGGTATCGGCCCCGCTTATGAAGACAAAGTCGCCCGCCGCGGCCTGCGCCTGGGCGACCTGCAGGATAAGGACCGTTTCGCGCGCAAGCTCAAGGACGTGATGGAGTATCACAACTTCGCCCTTGAGCACTATTACCGCGCCGAGCCGCTGTCCTACGAGAAAGTGCTGGCCGACACCCTCGCCATGGGCGAGGAGATCAAGCCGATGATCGCTGACGTGACCGCGATCCTGCACCAGTGCCGTGAGACCAATGCCAAGATCATGTTCGAGGGTGCCCAGGGCTCCCTGCTGGACATCGACCACGGCACCTATCCCTACGTGACCAGCTCCAACACCACCGCTGGTGGCACCGCCACCGGTTCCGGCTTCGGCCCGCTGTACCTGGACTATGTGCTGGGTATCACCAAGGCTTACACCACCCGTGTTGGCTCCGGCCCATTCCCCACCGAGCTGTTTGACGAGACCGGCGCTCACCTGGCGGAGAAAGGCCATGAGTTTGGCGCTACCACCGGCCGCCCGCGCCGCTGTGGCTGGTTCGACGCCGTTGCCCTGCGCAACGCGGTGAACATCAACTCGGTGAGTGGCCTGTGCCTGACCAAGCTGGACGTCATGGACGGCCTCGAGTCTATCCAGATCTGTGTGGGCTACGCCTGCGCGGACGGTAAGCCCGTGCCCAACCCCGTTGATTCAGACGACTACGAAGGCCTGCACCCAGTATACGAGGAGGTTCCCGGCTGGAGCGAGTCCACCCTGGGAGCCCAGAGCCTTGAAGCGTTGCCGCAGGCCGCGCGCGATTACATCCGTAAAATTGAGGAAGTTGTGGGCGCTCCTATCGACATTATTTCCACCGGGCCTGACCGGGTGGAGACGATTGTTCTGCGCCATCCCTTTGGCTGATTAGCCGCCCCTCGCTGTTGGGGAATCCTGGCCCGCACGGGTCGGTTCCCCATTTCAGTTGCAAATCGCGAAGCATTGATGGAATTTCCCGCCGCGTTCCCTCGCGGATCTGCGCCTAGCCCGCTGTTTTAGCGGCTTTCGGGGAATTGGCAAGCTACTTGCTGTACGACCGATACAATATCGGAAGAGCAGCAACAGCATGAAGATCGAGAACCACTGCGCAGCCTTGCTACTGGCGGTAGCGACGATTGTACCTGCGGGTAATGTCGCAGCATCTCCTTTCACCTCCTGCCCCGCGCAGGCTTTTTTAGTTCAGGGCAAGACGGCCGTGCTCTATGGCGTGGACCTGTCCACAGGCTATGTAGAGAAACTCGCCAACAACATCGGTACCAGCGATAAGTTCAATGGCGTCGGTTTCAACCTTGAAGATCGATACATCTACGGTTGGAGTTACGAGCATAAGACTGTGGCCCGTTTGACCGCTGACTACACGCTTGAGCCACTGCCACTAACGACATCCATTAACGACAATTTTTACGTGGGCGATGTGTCCGTCAGTGGCAGCCAGTACTATTTCTACAAACGCGGCAGCGGCGGTAGTCACGGCTTGTGGCGGGTGGATCTGGACCCCGCTTCAGACAATTACCTGACCCCCAAGCGCATTGTCGACGGCCGCACCCTGTCGCTGCAGATCTTCGACATGGCGTTTCACCCGGACAATGGCAAGTTGTATTCCGTTACGTCTGCCGGGGACCTCGTCGTGATCAACCCCAACAGCGGCGCGGTTGAATTTTTGGCCCGGCTCTCGGAGCGGGGTACCTTTGGTGCCGTGTATTTCGACGTCGACGGCAATCTCTACGCCAGCCGCAATACCGACGGCCAGGTGTTTCGCATATCGGTGGATAGCAGTGCACCGACTCTTGAGCCCTACGCCCAGGGCCCGAATTCATCGCAAAACGACGGTGCGCGCTGTGCACTTGCACCCGTCACGCCGTTGCCCTCCACCAAACTCGACTTTGGCGACGCGCCTGACAGCTACGGCACGTCCTTCGCGAAAAACGGCCCACGCCATCAACTCGAGGAGGGGGGGGTGATACTCGGTACGCGAATCGATAGTGAAGTGCAGCCGCCGTCCGCGCCAGAGTCTGACGATAGTGTGGGATCGGATGACGAGGACGGCGTCAGCTTTATTACCGACCTTGCCGCCGGCGAGACCGCGCTGATCTCGATAAAGGCTACCGGGGCAGGTTATGTGAACGCCTGGATCGACTACAACGACAACGGCAGCTTCGACACGAGTGAGAAAATTCTGGATGGCCGCTACATCAACAATGGCTCCCAGATCATTTCTTTTGACGTGCCCGCCGACATCTCAACCGGTGATACCTGGGCGCGTTTTCGCATTTCCAGTTCGCCGAGCCTACCCGCAGTTGGCGGGGCAGCCGATGGCGAAGTTGAAGATTACGAGGTGTCGCTGTTCGGCCGCCGGGTGACGACCAGCTACTACCCGGCGGCGAACTCGTCCGTCACTCTCGCGTATGAAGACCTCTGGCCGCGTCAGGGCGATTACGACATGAACGATCTCGTGCTTAGCTATCGCACCGAGCTGAATGCGGTCTCGCTGGACAACGATCCGGGTAGTCGCAGCATCGATTCGATTGTCATTTCTGGTGAAGTAGAGGCGATCGGCGCCTCGATCAAAAGTGGCTTTGCCGTGGAGATTCCGGGGTTGCCGCGCGCGGCTGTCGATCAGGCCAATATGTCGCTCAAGGTGGGCGGCGAGTATCAGCCAGATTCATTTCTTGAAGTTGGCGCGGGCAGCGAAAACGCGGTCTTTATTATCTACGAGAATGTTTTCCGCCATGTCACCAAGGGAGAGGGCTGCAAGTTCTATCGCACCGAGGACTTCTGTGGCGGTACATCGGCAAGTCGTTTCAAGCTGACGATTCCAGTGACGGGCGAGGTGTCGGCGGATATCGCAGATGACCTGCTGTTCAATCCGTTCATCTTTGGCGTTAACGCGCGCCGTACAGAAGTGCACCTGATGGGCCGCCCGCCCACCATCAAAGCCGAAGCCAGTGCGCTCGGCAGCTACGACGACGCGTCTAACCCATCCGCGGGCAAGTATTACCAGACATCCTCCGGCCTGCCCTGGGCGATTGTGATCGGCGGCCCCTGGGCACACACCGAGGAGGGTCATGACATTGTTCAGACCTACCCCTCCTTCGAAGCCTATGTGTCTAACGGCGGAGGCCAAAGCAGCGACTGGTTCCGTGCTGAAAATGCTATCGCTGAAAAACTTTTTCAGGAGTAGTGCAAATGAATATTGTGGAACGTAAACCTATCGATCTCGCGATCATTCTGTTGCTGCTGTGCGCGATCGGCGGCTGCATTGGCAGCCCACTGCCGCCAGGGGCGGTGGCCGGCCTGTACCGCTGGGACGACCGACAGAGTGCGGTGGCGACCCGTACAGGCCAGGTGCTTGAAGAACACGACGGCTACTTCAGCGGCGACTTTGACTTCGGTGATGTACTGGACAGCTATCCCGAATTGGCTGAGACGCCCGACCAGCCTTTGTTGATCAAGGCCTGTGAAGAAGAACTCTGTTACGCCGTAATCGTGTTCGGTGACTTCTTCCAGCTGAATGAAGAAGGGCGCGTCACCGGGTACGCGTCGATGAACAGCCTCACTACAGCGATGGCGAACCAGGTGATGGCGCTGCCGGCAGAGGAAGTGCTGGGCGCCCTGAATATTCTGGCCGGCAGACTCACTGCTGGCGGGGATGCAGACTATCAGGCGTTTCTGCGCCTGGACCCGGAACGCAAGCCCCAGCATGAGGCGCTGTTGCTAAACGATCGGGTATTCGCTGCGGCGCAGCGCCTGGTCGTAGAGGCGCCAGGATTTACCGTGGATAAATTACTGGGGGAGTCCCGCATCGCCACCGAGGACCTGCAGGTTCCCGACGGCTTTGTCTTTGACGATACCTATGTGCTGAGCGTAGATATTGATGTGTCTGCGGTACTCGATGAAAAAGCGTACCTCTCTATTTGCAGCGAATACAGCCAGACGGGTAGTGACTACGAGATCAATTTTGATGCCTGTCAGTTGAGTACACCCCTGGTGGGTGGCCGTTATGTGGGGGAGCTCAATCTCACGGGTTCGACCACCGAACTGCTGGTTGTCATCCTGCCACTGCAGTCGCCGGAGGACGCCCTTTACTATCCCTGGTCGCGGCAACAATCGGGTGATCGGTTGCGTATCTAGCACCGCGCTCGCTTCGCTAAGCTATTGACTTGGAAGTAAATCAAGGAAAAGATGGTGAAAAGCACAAGAAAATGGATGTCCCTTGTATCCCAGCATAAGGAAATTTGCTGCCCGCGCCACGTCTGCCACCCTTGCCGGCATCGTGGCCTTTTCACTGTCTCTCGTGGCCAGCCACGAGGGGCACGCCGTGCTGCGCAATACCGAAGACCCGATCGACAACCCCGACCTTGAGCAGGCTTGCGGTCTGAATGTGCTGATGATTCTCGATGAGTCCGGGTCCATCGGTGACAACGACGATAACGTGCGTACAGCCTTTAAAGCGTTTACTGCGGCGATCAAAAATACCAGTTCCTCGATGGCCGTGGCGGAATTTTCCAAGGTAGCGCGGCTTCCAAAGATCGGCGTCTTTAATCGCGGTGACTACATCACGGTCACAGACGATACCAAGGTATTTCTCGACAATTACGTTGATAACGATTACGACCCGGGCGGCAATACCAACTGGGAAGACGGCCTGCGCATGGGCCGGTTAGGTTCAGCGTTTGCACCACGTCCTTCTTTTGATGTGCCGCATCTCACGGTGTTTATCACCGACGGTGACCCCACTCAGGTGATTCGCAATGACCGGGTGACCGACGATGAGTACAACAACAAGGTGCCCCTGAGCGATAACGAAACTACCGGGTCTGATAAAAACCCGGCGGCTGATCGCGCGGTAGCCAATGCCAACAATTTGAAATCACAGGATTCGCACATTCTCGTCGTAGCCGTGGGCAATGGTGTGTCGTCGAATGCGTCGCTCGCGCGCATTCAGAAAATTTCAGGGCCCGATGTCCATCCCGATGGCGACCCCTTCGATATCACCACAGACGACGTTTATCGCGAACCAAATTTTGATGAGCTTGAGGACGCCCTGCGCGAAGCTGCGTTTCAACTCTGCTCTCCATCGGTGACGGTTGAGAAAATCGTCGACCTCACGCCAGACCCGGATTCGCTGGACGATGCTATTCCCGGCCCGCTGTGGCAGATCACCGGTGAAGTTGCCGCACCGGGTAGTGGCGAGTTCGCCTGGATCCTGCCAGTGAAAGAAGATCCAGCCCTGACCGACGCCAAGACCACGCTCACTGATGCGTCCGGTTTTGCGACTTTCCAGTGGCGGCCAGCGGATGAGGTTGACTCCTCCGGCTTCGTCGCCACTGAGGTGGTCCAGAGTGGTTTTACCAACGACGAGAGCAAAACCATCTGTACCTTCCGCACCCCTGACAGCCCCGACGCAGACTTGCCCCTGGACGATTCCGGTGAGGGTACGTTCACGATTACGGTACCGGAGCAGTCGATTGTCACCTGTAAGTTCTTCAATCTGGCGGATCCAGCGCCAGGCATCACCCTGGAAAAACTGACGGACGGGGTGGATGCAGATACCCGGACCGGCCCGGTAGTGCCCCGCGGCGACGTGGTCAACTGGAGCTATCAGGTAGCGAACACTGGCAACACAATACTCAGTGGCATCAGCATTGAAGATCTGGTGACAGAGCCTGTTGTATTCGATGGCCAGGTCCAGCCGGTTGATTGCCCCAAAACCACCCTGATTCAGGGTGAGAGCATGACCTGCACCGCCAGCGGCATCTCCGGCATGACGCCTGAGGGCGATTCTTTTACCGGCCAGTTTCGCAATGATGCCACGGTGAGAGCGACCGACAGCTACGGCACGCCCGTGTCTGCGACTGACCCCTCGCACTACTTCGAGGTGGAGCCCGGCATTAGCGTGGAGAAAAGCACTAACGGGGAAGATGCTGACCAACAGCCCGGCCCACTGGTCAGGGTAGGGCGGACCATCAACTGGCTGTATGAGGTGCGCAATACCGGTTCCGAGCCGCTGGCCAATATCGCGATCAGCGATGACCAGGGTGTGACTCTGAATTACCAGGGCGGTGACCTGGACGGTGACAATCTGCTGGATGTGACCGAAGTTTGGCTCTATTCGGGGCTTGGCATGGCAGTGGCCGGCCAGTACGCCAACCGCGCGATTGTCAGCGGCGAGGGCAGCTCAGAGACTGTGACCGACGAGGACCCCTCGCACTATTTTGGCCTGGACATGCAGATCGATATAGAGAAATCGACCAATGGCGAGGATGCCGACGTGGCGCCAGGCCCGACACTCGAGCGGGGAGCGCCCGTCAATTGGACCTACGCTGTGAGAAATGTGGGTAACTTTGCGATCGATAACTGGACGGTGGTTGATGATCAGTTGGGCGCGATCAACTGCCCCAGTGTTGTGCTGGTGCCCGGTGGCCCTGCCGCTATTTGTTCCGCCGTGGGTACCGCTAGTGCAGGCCAATATCGCAATGTGGCGGTAGCGACGGCACCGAACCCGGCGGGTGGCGCGCCGGCCACAGACTCAGACCCGTCTCACTACTTTGGCGCCTTGCCCGCCCTGACATTGGAAAAAGCCACCAATGGCCAGGATGCCGATACGCCGACTGGCCCCTTCATTGAGGTTGGCGGTCCTGTCAACTGGACCTATGTTGCGACCAATGCAGGCAACGTCGCCCTGCGCTTGCTAGCCGTGGTGGACTCCAAACTGCCTTTGGGAAGCGTGGATTGCCCGGACGATATCCTCGATCCGGCCGAATCAGTTGTCTGTACAGCCAGCGGTATTTCTGCCCCGGGCCAGTATTCCAACCTGGGATTGGCGTTGGCCGTGCCGGTCGTAGACGACCCGAATGACCCCAGAAACAGGGTCGGTGACTTCGACTTATCCCACTATTTCGGTGCCAGCCCCGGTATTGGTATCGAGAAATTTACCAACGGCATTGACGCCGATACGCCGGAGACCGCGGCGCGTATCCCCATTGGTGATGTGGTCGAGTGGGGCTATGTGGTATTCAACACCGGCAATGAGCCGCTGAGAGATGTGGTGGTCACTGACAACCAGGGCGAGATCCCGGTGTATGTGGAAGGTGATACCAACAATAACAACCAACTGGACCTCGATGAGCGTTGGTTGTTCGAGGCGCAGGGTACTGCAGGGGCCAGTCTCTACTCGAATATCGGCACCGCGCGGGGTACAGACAGCCTCGGAGCGGTGGTGACTGAGACGGACCCCTCGCACTATTTCGGTTACGAGAACGCCATCACCGTGGAAAAATCGACCAACGGAGAAGATGCTGATACCGCACCGGGGCCAAACCTGGCGATTAATGCAGCGGTAACCTGGGAGTACGTGGTAACCAATACCGGTGCTGCGGCTACCCCGCTGGTGCAGGTGCGGCTGGTAGACGACCAGCTCGGCGTAATCGCCGGGCCCGACAGTGGCGATGACAATAACAACGATGTGCTCGACCCGAATGAGGTGTGGATCTACACGGCAGTGGGAGTTGCCCAGCAGGGGCAGTACGCGAACGTCGCTACGATTACCGGTATTGGCCCCGCGCCCGAGAATGAAGAGCTCGAAGACACCGATCCCTCCCATTACTTCGGCGGTGACAGCTCCCCCGCGCTGGTGCTTGAAAAATACACCGACGGCGTGGATGCCGACGTGGCGCCTGGGCCATTGCTGGAAGTCGGCAATTCCGTGCTGTTCGTTTATGTGGCCGAAAATACCGGTGATGTGCCGTTGGAGCAGGTAGAAGTCACCGACGACCAGGGTGTGACCGTGCTCTGTGCAGGCGGGAATCCCATTCCCGAAATACCCGTGGGTGGCACGGGTTATTGTGTGGGCGCTGGCACTGTGACTGGTGGCCAGTACGCCAATATCGGCACAGCCGAGGGCACCGGTTTGTTGGGAACGGATGTGATCGCGACAGACCCCAGCCATCACTTTGGTTATGCCTCTCTGGGAGGGCGTGAAGACCCAGAGATTGATATCGAAAAAGCCACCAATGGCGCTGACGCGGACAATCCCCCTGGGCCGCTCCTTCTCCAGGGGTCCGCCGTGGACTTCACTTATGTCGTCACCAATACCGGCAACGTGCCGCTGGCCACGATAGAGCTCACCGACGATCAAGGTGTGGTTGTGGATTGCCCCTCGGGTAACCCGATCCCGCTGATGCTGCCGGGTGAGTCGGAAACCTGCACCGGAGACGCGCTGGTGACGCGAGGCAATTACCGCAACGTGGGCACGGCGTCTGGCGTGGGTACCGGTGTGCTGCCGCCCGTGGTCGAAGATACCGACCCCAGCCATCACAAGGGCCTTAATCGCAACGAGTTGTTCGGGGTGCCTGTGATGCCGCTGTTCTACCTGATCATGTCGGCACTGGCCCTGACCGCGCTCGTGGGTCACGTCCGCCGTAAATAAGCACTAGCTCCGGAGCGCGGCGATTGCCGCGCTGACGGGGCCGCACTGTTCAAAAATCACTCAAATTCATAAATACCCGTCTATACTCCTCGAACACCGATAAAAACGTTCGCGGGAGGTACAGGATGTACCAAGGAATACTGCTTGCAGTATTGATTGTGCTGATGGGCCTGTTGGCCGTCAGAATAGTTACGGCCTGGCGGGACGCCAGTGCGAGTAAGCCAGCACCACTGAGTAAACGCAAAACCCAGCAAGCCGCTTCGGTCCAGCCGTGGCACTCCATCTCCTGCGTGGGTGATTGCCCCGCGCTCAAGACCTATAAGGGCAAGCGCTTCCTGGTTAAGAATGCCCCTCCATTGCCGGTGCCCGGCTGTACCTCGGGACACTGTGAATGCCGCTACGTCCATTACGAAGATCGCCGCGACGAGTTGGACGACCGGCGCGGCCTCAATGGCCTGCGGGCAGAGCTTTTCTCCCAGTCGGGTAAAGGCGACCGCCGCGAGAAGCACCGCGGGCGCCGCCAGGATGATGAGTTGACGCTGCACTGACGGCGGGCCCTGCGCCTTGTATTTTAGGCATAGTCTGTGAACCTGTTCACCTTGTACTAGAGCACCGGGTTACCCCCTCTGCCTGATTCTGATAGTGTCGGGCGGACACGCAGCAACGACAGATTAGCGCCCATGCTAGTGACATCAATCCACGCTGGAACCCGCCGACTCAGCGGCGTAGTGCTGGCCCTGGCGGCTGCACTATCGAGCAGTCTCCATCTTCATGCCGCCGTTGAGGTGCGAGGCAGTGACGCCGCCTCAGTGGTTAGTGCAAATAGCGTAACGATCGGCGCTGTCGATATTGTTGCGGGCTTGAATCGCATGGCGCTGGTGGGCATTTCCCTGAATGCGAATGCTGGCGAGACCCTCAGTTCTGTCACCTACTCTCCTGGCGATGACAGCGATGACAGCGCTGACCAGCTTTTCAGCTGCAACATCGACGCCTATAGCAGTGATTCCAAGCTGCACCTCTATATCTGTTACCTACCCAGTCCTACCGTTGCCAGCAATGGTGAAATTTCGGCGGTGTTCAGCGCCAGCCTGGATAAGGGCGCTGTTGCTGGATACGTGGACCTGGCAGGTGTGGATCTGACTGACCCTATTGCGCCGACACCTCCCACAAATCAATGGGCCACAGCGGGTGATTCCATCCTGGCCACCGTGAACGTGGACGCAGTCCAGGCTGGCGGATTGGCCTTCAACGTGGTCGCGACCGAAAAAGATACAACGCCGGATGAAGGCGTTGATCAGGTTCGAATATGGCGCCAGCTGGCGGCTGGGTCCGTCGAGATTTCGGGCGGCGCCGCCTACCGCCCGAATGCCGGCGGAGCAGAGGCTGACCTCGATGTGAGCTGGCAGCTCAGCCCCCAGAAAAAATGGGCGATTCTGGGGGTCGCGCTTAATCCCGCGGCTGAAGTATTCGTGCCAGGTACGGACTATGGCGATGCAGCTGGCTATGGCGACGCGGGGCACCAGCAACGTGGTCTTCTGGAAACGCTGCGGGTCCCGGCAGTTACCGATGATTGGGAGCCAGTGGCGCTGCGTGCCGTCTATGACAGCCCGGTTGTGGTGTGCGCGCGGAATCTTGTCAGCGATGCAGATACGGAGGCGGTCGTCAGGGTCGATAATGTGACCGGAACCAGCTTCGATGTGCGCTTGCAGGTGCCCAGTGATCAGCTCGGCGCTACCGCCTCCGACGTATATTGCCTGGTAGCTGAGGAGGGCGACTACGATCTCACGTCTGTTGGCGGGCCAAAATTTGAAGCTCATACGGTGCTGTCGATCGAGACCAATGGTGCGGAAAACTTCTTTGGCTGGGATAGCGCCGACACCGAAGATGTTACGAGTGACCTCGCGCATTCCTATACAGCGCCGGTGGTCCTCGGGCAGGTGATGAGCTTCAACGAGTCGCGGCATAGTCAGTTCTGGGCGCACGATTGCAGCGACTACGTCAATCCTCCCGTTGGTGCCGGCGTCTGTGTAGGCAAGCACGTGGGCAAGGATACCGACACGACCGACCGAGGGGACGAGACGCTGGGTTATATCGTTTTCGAGAGTGCAGGCGACGTGGTCAATGACCGCAACTGGGTAGCGGCCGTTGGGGGTGCACAGGTGGCGGGTGTTGATAACAATCCTCCTTATAGTTACGGCCTGTCCAATAGTTTTGCTTCCGGTACGGTGACGCAGACAGGTATGCAGGGCGAACAGGGGGGAATTGCCGTTCTCTATGGCGGTGCGCCGCTTGCTGGTGCTGGCCTTGATTTGGCCATCGACGAAGACACCATAGTGGGCGATCGTATCCATACTCAGGAAAGGGTTGCATATTTTTTGATGCAGACCTCTGCGGGTATTCTGCTGCAGGAGCCTTATATGGGCTTCAATCCTGGTGATCTGGAAGATCCGCAATCGGATGTTGACGCTTTGGCAGACGACAACAATGACAGCTCCTTGCGGGGTGTCGGTAGTGATGAAGATGGTGTCATTTTTGGCGTTGATTATGGTGTGAGCAACACGTTGAACGCTACTGTGCGGGTCCACAATCCGACAAGTGGCCCAGTCAACCTCTGTGGTTGGATGGATGACCCCGCGTTGCCAGGAGCTTTCGAGCCTGCGGAGGGGCGCTGTATTTCGGCGCCGATGGGCTCAAGCGACCAAGTACTTAGCTGGGCCGGCGTGCCGGAAAACGGCAGTACCTATCTGCGATTTCGGGTGACCTCCGGGGC includes the following:
- a CDS encoding GEVED domain-containing protein, whose protein sequence is MLVTSIHAGTRRLSGVVLALAAALSSSLHLHAAVEVRGSDAASVVSANSVTIGAVDIVAGLNRMALVGISLNANAGETLSSVTYSPGDDSDDSADQLFSCNIDAYSSDSKLHLYICYLPSPTVASNGEISAVFSASLDKGAVAGYVDLAGVDLTDPIAPTPPTNQWATAGDSILATVNVDAVQAGGLAFNVVATEKDTTPDEGVDQVRIWRQLAAGSVEISGGAAYRPNAGGAEADLDVSWQLSPQKKWAILGVALNPAAEVFVPGTDYGDAAGYGDAGHQQRGLLETLRVPAVTDDWEPVALRAVYDSPVVVCARNLVSDADTEAVVRVDNVTGTSFDVRLQVPSDQLGATASDVYCLVAEEGDYDLTSVGGPKFEAHTVLSIETNGAENFFGWDSADTEDVTSDLAHSYTAPVVLGQVMSFNESRHSQFWAHDCSDYVNPPVGAGVCVGKHVGKDTDTTDRGDETLGYIVFESAGDVVNDRNWVAAVGGAQVAGVDNNPPYSYGLSNSFASGTVTQTGMQGEQGGIAVLYGGAPLAGAGLDLAIDEDTIVGDRIHTQERVAYFLMQTSAGILLQEPYMGFNPGDLEDPQSDVDALADDNNDSSLRGVGSDEDGVIFGVDYGVSNTLNATVRVHNPTSGPVNLCGWMDDPALPGAFEPAEGRCISAPMGSSDQVLSWAGVPENGSTYLRFRVTSGALDESSFEGLLVDGEAEDYLYTFTPPPLDYGDAPESYGDASHIVAPLLETLLLSGTDDSWMNVELRGRYTAPVVVCTPHFLEGEAERVARVRAVTGSSFEMRMQQPQIPLGPVFDAAWDASCLIIESGDHVLPDGRRVLADTVLSGSTNGKFLTEYWDGSAGEDVAPTTPFTRPVVLGQVMTAANEAWSVFWANNCSNARVEPVSGSICVGKHIGEDSGGRLGETLGYVIVEAGSDGDGDDDSGVGSADDNGHAYEIFLSAESVVGVNVSPPYAHNLGSSEPMVTAVASINGMRGVDGGSPVLFGPNPVAGSAVGLAAQEDTINDTERNHIAERVAGWAFDANDAYLLNAPFLGVLPPDTEDVYQFGAQATDDDLNDADDEDGVVFQMVGPSGTVLSATVTVSNFAAVPAYVCGWLDVPGGGGVLDGVFDSSDLGAVDCHEVAPGTFQGVESFSWSGLPAGISQTYARFRISTDSLTAASAVVRAADGEVEDYYIRFDTTAVTLGQVGLAYTSVDTYLQRLAIASAAQAEAILQRWDEAVAADLEGASRETLEQALTEFLDPDGDGDVAVFGWETLSERDTIGFYVERRPAASSEPWYRVNTRMLPGLITAPMGGEYLLADPGARPGHSYDYRLIEQEAMGGERHYGPFRLNADAPGH
- a CDS encoding vWA domain-containing protein, which codes for MYPSIRKFAARATSATLAGIVAFSLSLVASHEGHAVLRNTEDPIDNPDLEQACGLNVLMILDESGSIGDNDDNVRTAFKAFTAAIKNTSSSMAVAEFSKVARLPKIGVFNRGDYITVTDDTKVFLDNYVDNDYDPGGNTNWEDGLRMGRLGSAFAPRPSFDVPHLTVFITDGDPTQVIRNDRVTDDEYNNKVPLSDNETTGSDKNPAADRAVANANNLKSQDSHILVVAVGNGVSSNASLARIQKISGPDVHPDGDPFDITTDDVYREPNFDELEDALREAAFQLCSPSVTVEKIVDLTPDPDSLDDAIPGPLWQITGEVAAPGSGEFAWILPVKEDPALTDAKTTLTDASGFATFQWRPADEVDSSGFVATEVVQSGFTNDESKTICTFRTPDSPDADLPLDDSGEGTFTITVPEQSIVTCKFFNLADPAPGITLEKLTDGVDADTRTGPVVPRGDVVNWSYQVANTGNTILSGISIEDLVTEPVVFDGQVQPVDCPKTTLIQGESMTCTASGISGMTPEGDSFTGQFRNDATVRATDSYGTPVSATDPSHYFEVEPGISVEKSTNGEDADQQPGPLVRVGRTINWLYEVRNTGSEPLANIAISDDQGVTLNYQGGDLDGDNLLDVTEVWLYSGLGMAVAGQYANRAIVSGEGSSETVTDEDPSHYFGLDMQIDIEKSTNGEDADVAPGPTLERGAPVNWTYAVRNVGNFAIDNWTVVDDQLGAINCPSVVLVPGGPAAICSAVGTASAGQYRNVAVATAPNPAGGAPATDSDPSHYFGALPALTLEKATNGQDADTPTGPFIEVGGPVNWTYVATNAGNVALRLLAVVDSKLPLGSVDCPDDILDPAESVVCTASGISAPGQYSNLGLALAVPVVDDPNDPRNRVGDFDLSHYFGASPGIGIEKFTNGIDADTPETAARIPIGDVVEWGYVVFNTGNEPLRDVVVTDNQGEIPVYVEGDTNNNNQLDLDERWLFEAQGTAGASLYSNIGTARGTDSLGAVVTETDPSHYFGYENAITVEKSTNGEDADTAPGPNLAINAAVTWEYVVTNTGAAATPLVQVRLVDDQLGVIAGPDSGDDNNNDVLDPNEVWIYTAVGVAQQGQYANVATITGIGPAPENEELEDTDPSHYFGGDSSPALVLEKYTDGVDADVAPGPLLEVGNSVLFVYVAENTGDVPLEQVEVTDDQGVTVLCAGGNPIPEIPVGGTGYCVGAGTVTGGQYANIGTAEGTGLLGTDVIATDPSHHFGYASLGGREDPEIDIEKATNGADADNPPGPLLLQGSAVDFTYVVTNTGNVPLATIELTDDQGVVVDCPSGNPIPLMLPGESETCTGDALVTRGNYRNVGTASGVGTGVLPPVVEDTDPSHHKGLNRNELFGVPVMPLFYLIMSALALTALVGHVRRK